In Onychostoma macrolepis isolate SWU-2019 chromosome 04, ASM1243209v1, whole genome shotgun sequence, one DNA window encodes the following:
- the LOC131538397 gene encoding uncharacterized protein LOC131538397, producing MLQEIEQEKQKLKKIKKEKQTSQKTEEEESSESKDPPAVNVGLLNVHSIKDKKDKRLKIKNLITEHNLDVFLLTETWLDNATADEALRETVPANFSFDQQSREGRGGGVAILFSRALEIPSLSRNIVSLSKLFNFHLNFNSDFITTFEYVATALRHDEWDEDVLFINVYRPPIQTKQQFDDFADQFQMLLKMASTDYNSIVVAGDFNVHVEETNNLKVFMFETVSILCGFDQHVQKPTHEKGGILDLVFRRNVEVSRVHVRDDGISDHSTIYFSIRPASKDAKP from the coding sequence ATGCTACAAGAGATTGAACAGGAGAAGCAGAagttaaaaaagattaaaaaggaGAAGCAGACATCACAAAAGACTGAAGAGGAGGAAAGCAGCGAGAGCAAGGATCCTCCTGCAGTGAATGTGGGGTTGCTCAATGTTCATTCAATCAAAGATAAGAAGGACAAAAGACTCAAGATCAAAAATCTCATAACAGAACATAACCTGGATGTCTTTCTCCTAACAGAGACATGGTTAGATAATGCCACTGCAGATGAAGCCCTTCGTGAAACTGTGCCAGCAAACTTCTCATTCGATCAACAGTCCAGGGAAGGTAGAGGGGGAGGTGTTGCCATTCTGTTTTCACGGGCGTTAGAGATTCCTAGCTTAAGTCGAAACATCGTGTCCCTTTCTAAACTGTTCAATTTCCATCTAAActttaattctgactttataacaacCTTTGAATATGTGGCCACAGCTCTGAGACATGATGAGTGGGACGAAGATGTTCTGTTCATAAATGTGTATCGCCCACCGATACAAACCAAACAGCAGTTCGATGATTTCGCTGATCAGTTTCAAATGCTCTTGAAAATGGCTTCCACAGACTACAACAGTATCGTTGTGGCTGGTGATTTTAATGTCCATGTCGAGGAAACCAATAATCTAAAAGTATTTATGTTTGAAACGGTCAGTATTTTGTGTGGCTTTGATCAGCATGTACAGAAGCCAACACATGAAAAAGGGGGCATCCTGGATCTGGTTTTCAGGCGAAATGTTGAAGTCTCTAGAGTCCACGTCCGTGATGATGGGATTTCAGATCATTCCACCATATATTTTAGCATTAGGCCAGCGTCAAAAGATGCAAAACCTTAA